A single genomic interval of Nostoc commune NIES-4072 harbors:
- a CDS encoding endo-1,4-beta-xylanase: protein MGFLQKDKQKEEPSAKELVLNYTAKNYPLRELAAAKGKRYGAAISSDILLKDKDYANLIARECSIVTPNGELKWNATEPQQGLFTFESADAIANFCQKHNIDMHGHTLFWHMGKPDWLPYPPTLKMIERHVKGVMGHYRNSKVLKSWDIANEIIADNENETDNPTYGLRKGVKPELIRDLFLIAASVDNSKEFYLNDFGIEGATWKSERFLKMVEYLKNSGVKIDGAGIQSHLWFSTAYSFDEKGFNSVLKRLNDLEVKPIITELDIIIDAPLPDSIEKLDQMIADSYKRYLDLCFAAKVDTVITWGLTDRHTWIRHPDWMPGKTFRDNPNLWKFLRPLPFDEKFQPKPAYNAIAQAFEQAT from the coding sequence ATGGGGTTTTTACAAAAAGATAAGCAAAAAGAAGAGCCTAGTGCAAAAGAACTAGTACTCAATTATACAGCTAAAAACTACCCACTTCGGGAATTAGCTGCTGCAAAAGGAAAACGTTATGGCGCAGCAATTTCTAGTGATATTTTGCTAAAAGATAAGGATTACGCTAACCTGATTGCTCGTGAATGTTCGATTGTGACACCGAATGGTGAATTAAAATGGAACGCCACTGAACCACAGCAAGGATTATTTACCTTTGAATCAGCAGATGCGATCGCTAATTTTTGCCAAAAGCATAATATAGACATGCATGGGCATACCCTTTTCTGGCACATGGGAAAACCAGACTGGCTTCCTTACCCGCCCACTCTTAAAATGATCGAACGGCATGTTAAGGGAGTCATGGGGCATTATCGCAATAGCAAGGTTTTAAAGTCTTGGGATATTGCCAATGAAATTATCGCTGATAATGAAAATGAAACTGATAACCCTACCTACGGTTTGCGTAAAGGAGTAAAACCAGAATTAATTCGGGATTTGTTTTTAATTGCCGCATCAGTTGATAACAGCAAGGAATTTTACCTAAACGATTTCGGCATTGAAGGCGCTACATGGAAATCAGAACGTTTTTTAAAAATGGTCGAATATCTGAAGAATAGTGGCGTTAAAATTGACGGGGCAGGTATCCAATCGCATCTATGGTTTTCTACTGCATATTCTTTTGACGAGAAAGGATTTAATTCTGTTTTAAAACGGCTTAATGATCTTGAAGTGAAACCAATAATTACAGAATTAGATATTATTATTGATGCTCCACTACCCGATAGTATCGAAAAGCTAGACCAGATGATAGCCGACAGTTACAAGCGATATCTTGACCTATGCTTTGCGGCTAAAGTTGATACTGTAATTACATGGGGGCTTACCGACCGTCATACCTGGATACGTCATCCCGATTGGATGCCAGGAAAAACTTTTAGGGACAATCCAAATCTCTGGAAATTTCTGCGTCCGCTTCCCTTCGATGAAAAGTTTCAACCTAAACCTGCTTACAATGCTATTGCCCAGGCTTTTGAGCAAGCAACTTAG
- a CDS encoding WecB/TagA/CpsF family glycosyltransferase: MKNRFSYNLLGVQVDALSIPELNLLIEESIEKNKKWIIANHNMHSLYLFHNDPKMQAFYAKAKYTHIDGMPLLFIGKLLGFPMKREQRVTYADWVWPLMAEAADKGWRVFYLGSKPGVAEKGASILCRKFPGLQIACAHGYIDMNKDSQENLAILAAINAYKPHVLMVGMGMPRQEQWIYENLEHIHTNTILTSGACIDYVAGAIPTPPRWMGKMGLEWLYRLLSEPKRLWRRYLLEPWFLATLFLREIWSMPSQQKKNRFLIFISTKFPKFLA; encoded by the coding sequence ATGCACTCTCTATCCCAGAGTTAAATTTATTGATTGAAGAATCTATTGAGAAGAATAAAAAATGGATTATTGCTAATCACAATATGCATAGTCTTTATCTCTTCCATAATGATCCAAAAATGCAAGCTTTTTATGCCAAGGCAAAATATACCCATATTGATGGTATGCCTTTATTGTTTATTGGAAAGCTATTGGGTTTTCCTATGAAACGAGAACAAAGAGTAACTTATGCTGACTGGGTATGGCCTTTGATGGCGGAAGCGGCTGATAAAGGCTGGCGTGTATTTTATTTAGGTTCAAAGCCGGGAGTCGCTGAAAAAGGAGCAAGTATTTTGTGCCGCAAATTTCCTGGGTTACAAATTGCTTGCGCTCATGGCTATATTGACATGAATAAAGATAGTCAAGAAAATCTTGCTATTCTGGCTGCAATTAATGCTTACAAACCTCATGTATTGATGGTGGGGATGGGTATGCCACGCCAAGAACAGTGGATTTACGAAAATCTTGAACATATTCATACCAATACTATTTTGACTAGTGGAGCCTGTATTGACTATGTAGCAGGAGCAATACCTACTCCTCCTCGCTGGATGGGAAAGATGGGCTTGGAATGGTTGTATCGTTTATTGTCTGAACCTAAAAGACTTTGGAGACGTTACTTACTTGAGCCTTGGTTTCTAGCCACATTATTTTTGCGAGAAATTTGGAGTATGCCTAGTCAACAAAAAAAGAATAGATTCCTAATATTTATCAGTACAAAATTTCCTAAGTTTCTAGCATGA
- a CDS encoding TetR/AcrR family transcriptional regulator → MPKIVDHEQYRKELLDKCFDLFAEKGYGSITMRQIAEGLRVSTGTLYHYFPSKQALFEQLAQEICEQDLSTALAELQGAQTLQESMEALGRYLVKNEDYFIKWTYIWIDFCQHKDSKEMLKNSIFKRNNQRYQKVIGDLFGIQDSVLASFVLSFVDGLILEKLWGNETIDFIEQCALLGKMLTVYLPQYPAEIKAQTHVLSSLES, encoded by the coding sequence ATGCCTAAGATTGTTGACCATGAGCAATACCGTAAAGAACTGCTCGACAAGTGCTTTGATTTATTTGCCGAAAAAGGTTATGGTTCCATCACTATGCGCCAAATTGCTGAGGGATTAAGGGTTTCTACTGGTACGTTGTACCACTATTTTCCTAGCAAGCAAGCTCTATTTGAGCAATTGGCGCAGGAGATTTGTGAGCAAGACTTAAGTACAGCATTAGCTGAACTACAAGGAGCGCAAACGCTACAAGAATCAATGGAAGCATTAGGAAGATATCTAGTAAAAAACGAAGATTACTTCATTAAATGGACTTACATTTGGATTGATTTTTGCCAACACAAAGACTCTAAAGAAATGTTAAAAAATAGCATTTTTAAGCGGAATAATCAGCGCTATCAAAAGGTGATTGGCGATTTATTTGGTATCCAAGATTCGGTATTGGCTTCCTTTGTTTTGAGCTTTGTAGATGGTTTAATTCTGGAGAAGTTATGGGGTAATGAAACAATTGATTTTATTGAACAATGTGCGTTGTTAGGCAAAATGCTGACAGTATATTTACCGCAATATCCAGCAGAAATAAAAGCTCAAACGCACGTTCTATCAAGTTTAGAGAGTTAG